One Parasphingorhabdus cellanae genomic region harbors:
- a CDS encoding phytoene desaturase encodes MNDMSKSQPKLFKTAAVIGSGFGGLALAIRLQSAGIQTTILESRDKPGGRAYYWDKDGFIFDGGPTVITDPDCLSQLWDLTGHDMAKDIELMPVSPFYRLNWPDGTNFDYVNDPEELYANIAAIEPDDVEGYKRFLEYSGGLYEEGYVKLGTKAFLDFKSMIKAAPALMKFEAYRSVYAKVSSFVKNEKLREFLSFQSLLVGGNPMATSAIYGLIHKLERLGGVWFAKGGTNMLIAAMVKHFERIGGTIRLSDPVTSIDTMGDRASGITCKSGWNETFDAVASNADVMHSYRDLLGHKHRSDKVTASLNKKKYSPSLFVVHFGLKGTWPGIPHHMILFGPRYKGLLEDIYDNGVLPSDFSLYLHHPTITDPKMAPEGHSTFYVLAPVPHQGKLPIDWEEMGPIYEKRILDEIGQRLIPDIHDRIVTSFHYTPQDFGADLNAHLGSAFSLEPLLTQSAWFRVHNRDDVINNLYFVGAGTHPGAGIPGVVGSAKATAELMLEDMLQDA; translated from the coding sequence ATGAATGATATGTCCAAAAGCCAGCCCAAATTGTTCAAGACAGCCGCCGTAATCGGCTCTGGATTTGGCGGGCTCGCCCTCGCCATTCGACTGCAGTCAGCGGGTATTCAAACAACGATCCTTGAAAGCCGGGATAAACCGGGTGGCCGCGCCTATTATTGGGACAAGGATGGTTTTATTTTTGATGGCGGACCAACCGTTATCACTGATCCCGACTGCCTTAGTCAGCTATGGGACCTGACTGGTCATGATATGGCTAAGGATATCGAGTTGATGCCCGTGTCACCCTTTTACCGGCTCAACTGGCCCGATGGCACCAATTTCGATTATGTCAATGATCCCGAGGAGCTTTACGCAAATATCGCTGCGATCGAACCGGATGATGTCGAGGGCTATAAACGCTTCCTCGAATATAGCGGCGGGCTCTATGAAGAGGGCTATGTCAAGCTAGGCACCAAGGCGTTTCTCGATTTCAAATCGATGATCAAAGCCGCGCCCGCGCTGATGAAGTTTGAAGCTTACCGGTCGGTCTATGCCAAAGTATCCAGCTTCGTCAAAAACGAAAAGCTGCGCGAATTTCTGTCGTTCCAGTCCCTGTTGGTTGGCGGCAATCCGATGGCAACGAGCGCTATCTATGGCTTGATTCATAAACTGGAACGGCTGGGCGGTGTCTGGTTTGCCAAGGGCGGTACAAATATGCTGATCGCTGCCATGGTGAAACATTTTGAGCGGATTGGCGGTACGATCCGTTTGTCTGATCCGGTCACAAGCATTGATACCATGGGCGACCGCGCCTCTGGCATCACCTGTAAATCTGGATGGAACGAAACTTTTGATGCGGTCGCGTCCAACGCAGATGTCATGCACAGCTACCGCGATCTGCTGGGTCACAAGCATCGCAGCGACAAGGTCACAGCCTCGCTCAACAAAAAGAAATATTCCCCGTCGCTATTTGTCGTGCATTTCGGACTCAAGGGAACTTGGCCCGGCATTCCGCATCACATGATCCTTTTTGGTCCTCGCTACAAGGGGCTGTTAGAGGATATTTACGACAATGGGGTCTTGCCGAGCGATTTCTCGCTTTATCTCCACCATCCAACGATTACTGATCCAAAAATGGCGCCTGAAGGCCACAGCACATTTTATGTCCTGGCCCCCGTTCCTCATCAGGGCAAGCTGCCTATCGACTGGGAAGAAATGGGGCCGATCTACGAGAAACGCATTCTTGATGAAATCGGCCAGCGCCTGATCCCCGACATCCATGATCGGATCGTAACCAGCTTCCATTATACACCTCAGGATTTTGGTGCCGATTTGAATGCTCATCTCGGCAGCGCATTCAGCCTAGAGCCGCTGCTGACACAAAGCGCTTGGTTCCGCGTGCACAACCGGGACGATGTGATCAACAATCTCTATTTTGTAGGCGCAGGCACTCATCCGGGGGCCGGTATTCCGGGCGTTGTTGGCAGCGCCAAAGCCACCGCAGAGCTGATGCTTGAGGACATGCTGCAAGACGCCTGA
- a CDS encoding inositol monophosphatase family protein: MVDFNDIVAIAREAGDLAMRQWQAGKNAENTWEKSPGQIVSEADIAVDRFLRERLEVQLPEAGWLSEETAEDKSLSGRDMAWVVDPIDGTKDFVKGKPGWCISVALVKNGAPIFGVLNAPAMNEIWTAKAGSHTEVNGKALKASQCTNYNGARLPVEELPDHIDLTPVTKPNSIALRLAMVADDRADLVVSTRWGSEWDIAAAHVIAEEAGAMVTDAHGKKLRYNGTHGQAFGVLCTSEGIHDAAVARVAKFLSENKGQN, encoded by the coding sequence TTGGTTGATTTTAATGACATCGTCGCGATAGCCAGAGAAGCTGGTGATCTGGCCATGCGGCAATGGCAGGCCGGTAAAAACGCAGAAAATACTTGGGAAAAATCGCCCGGACAGATTGTTAGCGAAGCCGACATCGCGGTGGACCGTTTTCTCCGCGAGCGGTTGGAGGTGCAACTGCCAGAAGCGGGTTGGCTGTCAGAGGAAACCGCGGAAGATAAATCTTTGTCCGGCCGCGACATGGCGTGGGTGGTTGATCCGATCGACGGCACCAAGGATTTTGTGAAGGGCAAACCTGGCTGGTGCATATCAGTTGCGCTGGTAAAGAACGGAGCACCGATTTTTGGTGTGCTCAATGCGCCTGCAATGAACGAGATTTGGACCGCAAAAGCCGGTAGTCATACCGAGGTGAACGGCAAAGCGCTAAAAGCCAGTCAATGCACAAACTATAATGGGGCGCGCTTACCGGTCGAGGAGCTCCCCGATCATATAGATCTTACCCCTGTGACCAAACCCAACAGTATCGCGCTGCGGCTGGCAATGGTGGCTGATGATCGTGCAGATCTGGTTGTTTCGACGCGCTGGGGCAGTGAATGGGATATTGCCGCAGCCCACGTGATTGCCGAAGAGGCGGGGGCGATGGTCACGGATGCCCATGGGAAAAAACTCCGCTATAACGGCACGCACGGACAAGCCTTTGGCGTACTTTGTACGTCAGAGGGCATTCATGACGCAGCAGTCGCGCGTGTCGCCAAATTTCTTTCGGAAAATAAAGGGCAGAACTAA
- a CDS encoding phytoene/squalene synthase family protein, which produces MNRANLVLHAKASIDRGSKSFALASKLFAKQTRERAWMLYAWCRECDDLADGQDHGHGMSATPASEKTIALMRMLTRRAMGGEQTGKPAFDAMGVVAQESRLPIALANDVIDGFALDAKEWRPQSENDLYQYCYHVAGAVGCMMAVVMGISPRDDETLDRACDLGLAFQLSNIARDVAEDAEAGRCYLPKDWLTEMRIDPADILNPARREALVQLIARLCDLAERYEASARVGAARLPFRSRWAVLAAAGIYGDIARAVRKSEGGSLDKRIMTRKAAKIAWVAKAFGQAVLKSKWTDREQLWTRAPKLA; this is translated from the coding sequence ATGAACCGCGCCAACCTTGTCCTCCATGCCAAAGCCAGTATCGATCGCGGGTCCAAATCATTCGCGCTCGCATCCAAGCTTTTCGCCAAACAGACCCGCGAGCGGGCATGGATGCTTTATGCTTGGTGCCGCGAGTGTGATGATCTTGCCGATGGTCAGGATCATGGCCATGGAATGTCAGCCACCCCGGCTTCGGAAAAAACAATTGCCTTGATGCGTATGCTGACTCGCCGCGCAATGGGCGGTGAACAAACCGGTAAGCCTGCCTTCGATGCCATGGGTGTCGTTGCCCAGGAATCCCGCTTGCCTATTGCGTTAGCCAATGATGTTATTGATGGCTTCGCACTGGATGCGAAAGAATGGCGGCCACAAAGCGAGAATGATCTCTACCAATATTGCTATCATGTCGCCGGCGCCGTTGGCTGTATGATGGCAGTGGTCATGGGCATCTCCCCACGCGACGACGAAACACTCGACCGAGCCTGTGACCTGGGACTGGCTTTTCAGTTGTCGAATATTGCGCGTGATGTGGCAGAAGATGCAGAAGCCGGGCGCTGTTATCTGCCAAAAGACTGGCTTACAGAGATGCGGATTGATCCTGCTGATATTCTGAACCCGGCCCGGCGCGAGGCGCTAGTCCAACTTATCGCTCGGCTATGCGATTTGGCCGAGCGGTATGAAGCCTCCGCCCGCGTCGGTGCAGCGCGATTACCTTTTCGCTCGCGCTGGGCAGTGTTGGCAGCAGCCGGTATCTATGGTGATATTGCCCGCGCAGTGAGGAAGAGCGAGGGCGGTTCACTTGATAAGCGGATTATGACACGCAAGGCAGCGAAAATCGCATGGGTCGCAAAGGCTTTCGGTCAGGCGGTCTTGAAATCGAAATGGACGGATCGCGAACAGCTCTGGACCCGTGCGCCAAAGCTGGCTTAG
- a CDS encoding sterol desaturase family protein, with amino-acid sequence MELLLAIVLSAIAMTIIVGVRYLITSGFFAWLTQRARPGQYDRLKPQISREIRWSLYSAAIYGIPAGIIAWGWQNAGWTKIYTDFSMYPLWYVPLSLLLYLFLHDTWFYWTHRLLHRRGWFEIAHAVHHESRPPTAWAAMSFHPLEAISGAVVIPALVIVIPIHVGVLGLVLLIMTIMGVTNHMGWELFPRWLVNGPLGKGLITATHHEKHHSAYRGNYGLYFRFWDQVCGTDLGLGSFGDRVGSTANERSRG; translated from the coding sequence ATGGAATTATTGCTTGCCATCGTCCTCTCCGCCATCGCCATGACCATCATTGTCGGAGTCCGCTATCTGATAACCAGTGGTTTTTTTGCCTGGCTGACGCAGCGCGCCCGGCCCGGTCAATATGACAGGTTGAAACCACAGATATCGAGAGAAATTCGTTGGTCACTCTATTCGGCCGCTATTTATGGCATTCCAGCCGGGATCATCGCCTGGGGCTGGCAAAATGCCGGTTGGACAAAAATTTACACTGATTTCAGCATGTACCCGCTTTGGTACGTGCCGCTGTCGTTATTGCTTTATCTGTTCCTTCATGACACTTGGTTTTACTGGACCCACAGGCTGCTCCACAGGCGCGGCTGGTTTGAGATTGCACATGCGGTTCATCATGAAAGCCGGCCGCCAACTGCTTGGGCAGCAATGAGTTTTCACCCTTTGGAAGCGATAAGTGGGGCAGTCGTTATTCCTGCTCTGGTCATCGTAATTCCGATTCATGTCGGCGTATTGGGTCTTGTCCTGCTTATCATGACAATTATGGGAGTGACCAATCATATGGGGTGGGAGTTATTTCCGCGTTGGTTGGTTAACGGTCCGTTAGGGAAAGGGCTGATAACCGCTACCCATCATGAAAAACATCACAGTGCGTATAGGGGCAATTATGGATTATATTTTCGGTTCTGGGACCAAGTCTGCGGTACTGACCTTGGGCTTGGCAGTTTCGGGGATCGTGTTGGCAGCACTGCCAATGAGCGGAGCAGGGGCTAA
- a CDS encoding MipA/OmpV family protein, with amino-acid sequence MINHSPAKFNAAAYITGLGAALILSTAAHAQEQGPPAGESVFDGDYVTIGGGVGVGPSYDGSDDYVISPLPVIIGSFAGLDFQPRGPGVAVDVIPDTDGAKIDFVLGPVVRARFDRNNSIEDDVVRSLGKLDVAVELGGVAGIQVNRVLHPFDSLTAQVDLRWDVAGAHSGMVVFPSLTYFTPLSRGVAVSFALNAEYVDDDYADYYFSIDQAGSTASGLPTFGAEGGWKNVGATIFTGIDLDGDVTNGGFGLFVLGGYSRLLEDAKRSPVTSIRGDADQFFGAVGVGYTF; translated from the coding sequence ATGATCAATCATTCCCCCGCAAAATTTAACGCTGCTGCCTACATCACTGGATTGGGTGCTGCGCTTATTCTTTCAACCGCAGCGCACGCACAAGAGCAGGGACCTCCCGCTGGCGAGAGCGTTTTTGATGGTGACTATGTCACTATCGGCGGGGGCGTTGGGGTTGGGCCCAGCTATGACGGATCGGACGATTATGTCATATCACCTCTGCCCGTGATCATCGGCAGTTTCGCTGGCCTCGATTTTCAGCCCCGCGGACCAGGCGTTGCGGTGGATGTCATTCCTGATACCGATGGCGCGAAAATTGATTTCGTGCTCGGGCCGGTCGTCCGCGCGCGTTTTGATCGCAACAATTCGATTGAAGATGATGTTGTACGTAGTCTTGGCAAGCTTGATGTCGCTGTTGAACTGGGCGGTGTCGCCGGTATCCAGGTTAACCGGGTTTTGCACCCGTTTGACTCGCTTACCGCTCAAGTCGATTTACGCTGGGATGTTGCTGGCGCGCATAGCGGTATGGTTGTATTTCCCAGCTTGACCTATTTTACGCCGCTTAGTCGGGGCGTGGCAGTGAGCTTCGCCCTCAATGCTGAATATGTTGATGACGATTATGCGGATTATTATTTCAGTATCGACCAAGCTGGATCCACTGCCAGTGGGCTTCCGACCTTTGGCGCAGAAGGTGGTTGGAAAAATGTTGGTGCCACAATATTCACTGGCATTGATCTGGACGGCGATGTGACCAATGGCGGTTTTGGCCTTTTCGTACTGGGCGGTTATTCGCGGTTGCTTGAAGATGCCAAACGTTCACCGGTCACCTCAATTCGGGGCGATGCGGATCAGTTTTTCGGAGCGGTTGGCGTAGGTTATACGTTCTAA
- a CDS encoding EAL domain-containing protein, giving the protein MSTAKVIIVEEENALSRSLQDDLEAHDIAVACVFSKLDEEASLVFGPDALVVDPKSMRENGHGLLDRFAGLRPSMPVILTPNPKDSGDDALAFDAASVVQRLQKPYAVPTLCNLIGRMADVSGHTVNDLDYVCALVETDRLLPNLSVEFQSKQSLDNDKIVGYEALTRVKTRRALNPAIIFSDLVDVAVEVEATLVVVDESIKLATALAKRGKPVPVSFNCSAIMMTYRRFVDALISRLKHADIKPGQLMLEITEEARVVDVDRLAAVCHALRGHGLSISIDDYGTGLANLERIAKIPFDELKIDKTIFNACYDGDIPISLLASMLEFCRGRKARSVIEGIETKHHLAQARLLGADFGQGFYWGCAVPPKYFVPGW; this is encoded by the coding sequence ATGTCCACAGCCAAAGTCATTATTGTTGAAGAAGAAAACGCGCTCTCCCGATCCTTGCAGGACGATCTGGAGGCGCATGATATTGCGGTCGCCTGTGTGTTTTCGAAACTGGATGAGGAAGCCAGTCTGGTCTTTGGACCGGATGCGCTGGTCGTCGATCCTAAAAGCATGCGGGAAAACGGCCATGGCCTGCTCGATCGTTTTGCGGGATTGCGCCCATCGATGCCGGTTATATTGACACCGAATCCCAAGGATAGCGGCGATGATGCACTCGCCTTTGATGCGGCCAGCGTCGTGCAGCGCCTGCAAAAGCCATATGCTGTGCCGACATTGTGCAATTTAATCGGACGCATGGCGGATGTTAGTGGTCACACCGTCAACGACTTGGATTATGTCTGCGCGCTGGTTGAAACCGACCGGTTGTTGCCGAACCTGTCGGTTGAGTTTCAATCCAAACAGTCTTTGGATAACGATAAAATTGTCGGTTATGAGGCGCTGACCCGGGTGAAGACACGCCGCGCGCTCAATCCGGCGATCATCTTTTCCGATCTGGTCGACGTGGCTGTGGAGGTTGAGGCGACATTGGTTGTGGTCGATGAATCGATCAAGCTTGCTACAGCTTTGGCCAAGCGCGGTAAGCCGGTGCCGGTATCTTTTAACTGCAGCGCCATCATGATGACATACCGCCGCTTTGTCGACGCGCTGATCAGCCGTTTGAAGCATGCGGATATTAAGCCAGGCCAGCTCATGTTGGAAATTACTGAAGAGGCCCGCGTGGTTGATGTTGATCGGTTAGCTGCGGTCTGTCACGCCCTTCGGGGCCATGGCCTTTCGATATCGATCGATGATTATGGCACCGGTCTCGCCAATCTGGAGCGTATTGCCAAAATCCCGTTTGATGAGCTGAAGATCGACAAGACGATTTTCAATGCCTGCTATGACGGCGATATCCCGATCTCCCTGCTGGCGTCGATGCTGGAATTCTGCCGTGGTCGTAAAGCGCGGTCGGTGATTGAAGGGATTGAAACCAAACATCATTTGGCGCAGGCGCGCTTGCTTGGCGCGGATTTCGGGCAGGGGTTTTACTGGGGCTGTGCGGTCCCGCCAAAATATTTCGTCCCCGGCTGGTAG
- the thiC gene encoding phosphomethylpyrimidine synthase ThiC, with protein MADIPAKTEIGVTTGPISGSKKVHVAAHSGSGIRVAMREIHLEGGEPPVRVYDTSGPYTDPNALIDINAGLPQLRREWIEARGDVESYDGREIKPEDNGQLGPDRSGGVPQFPHVVKRPLRAKAGMNVSQMHYARKGIITPEMEYVAERENLGRERLKEYKRDGESFGASIPDYVTPEFVRDEVARGRAIIPNNINHPETEPMAIGRNFLVKINANIGNSAVASDVATEVDKMVWSIRWGGDTVMDLSTGRNIHDTREWIIRNSPVPIGTVPIYQALEKVGGVAEDLTWEIFRDTLIEQAEQGVDYFTIHAGVRLPYVPMAAKRVTGIVSRGGSIMAKWCLAHHKESFLYEHFDDITEIMKAYDIAYSLGDGLRPGSIADANDEAQFSELYTLGELTHRAWKSDVQVMIEGPGHVPMHKIKENMEKQLEVCGEAPFYTLGPLTTDIAPGYDHITSGIGAAQIGWYGTAMLCYVTPKEHLGLPDRDDVKVGVVTYKLAAHAADLAKGHPAAQVRDDALSKARFEFRWRDQFNLSLDPDTAMQYHDQTLPAEGAKTAHFCSMCGPKFCSMKISQEVRDFASKQNQSAEGFIASEKLGADTAAASKAAAEEGMREMAEKYKEKGDRLYLPEDEVEEPVE; from the coding sequence ATGGCCGACATTCCTGCAAAGACCGAAATTGGCGTAACCACTGGCCCGATAAGTGGCTCGAAAAAAGTGCATGTGGCGGCGCATAGCGGCTCTGGCATTCGCGTGGCGATGCGCGAAATTCATCTCGAAGGTGGCGAACCGCCGGTGCGTGTTTATGACACATCCGGCCCTTATACCGACCCGAATGCGTTAATCGACATCAACGCGGGCCTCCCACAACTGCGCCGCGAATGGATCGAAGCGCGCGGCGATGTCGAAAGTTATGACGGCCGTGAGATCAAGCCCGAAGATAATGGCCAGCTCGGCCCTGACCGCAGCGGCGGTGTCCCGCAATTCCCACATGTCGTGAAACGGCCACTACGTGCCAAGGCAGGGATGAATGTCAGTCAGATGCACTATGCCCGGAAAGGCATCATCACTCCGGAAATGGAGTATGTCGCTGAACGCGAAAATCTCGGGCGGGAGCGGCTGAAAGAATATAAGCGCGACGGCGAAAGCTTTGGCGCGTCCATCCCCGACTATGTCACGCCGGAATTTGTGCGGGACGAAGTGGCGCGTGGTCGGGCGATTATTCCCAACAATATTAACCACCCAGAAACCGAACCAATGGCGATTGGCCGCAACTTCCTCGTGAAGATCAACGCGAATATTGGCAATAGTGCCGTGGCATCCGACGTTGCGACGGAAGTTGACAAGATGGTCTGGTCGATCCGCTGGGGCGGGGATACCGTGATGGACCTCTCCACCGGCCGCAATATCCACGATACGCGCGAGTGGATCATCCGCAACTCCCCCGTGCCCATCGGGACCGTACCCATTTACCAGGCGCTCGAAAAAGTTGGCGGGGTTGCAGAAGACCTGACCTGGGAAATTTTCCGCGATACGCTGATCGAGCAGGCCGAGCAGGGCGTCGATTATTTCACCATCCATGCCGGCGTGCGGCTGCCCTATGTCCCGATGGCGGCCAAACGCGTCACCGGCATTGTCTCGCGCGGCGGATCGATCATGGCCAAATGGTGCCTCGCCCATCACAAGGAAAGCTTCCTCTACGAACATTTTGACGACATTACCGAAATCATGAAAGCCTATGACATCGCCTATAGCCTTGGCGATGGCCTGCGCCCCGGCTCGATTGCCGATGCCAATGACGAAGCCCAGTTTTCCGAGCTTTATACGCTGGGCGAGCTGACCCACCGCGCGTGGAAATCGGACGTACAGGTGATGATCGAAGGCCCCGGCCATGTGCCGATGCACAAGATCAAGGAGAATATGGAAAAGCAGCTCGAAGTCTGCGGCGAGGCACCCTTCTACACATTGGGCCCGCTAACCACCGACATCGCGCCCGGCTATGACCATATCACCAGCGGTATTGGTGCGGCGCAAATCGGCTGGTACGGCACGGCGATGCTTTGCTATGTCACGCCCAAGGAGCATCTCGGTCTGCCGGATCGCGACGATGTGAAAGTTGGCGTTGTCACCTATAAACTTGCCGCCCATGCCGCCGATCTTGCCAAGGGCCACCCGGCCGCACAGGTCCGCGATGATGCGCTATCCAAGGCACGCTTCGAGTTCCGCTGGCGCGACCAGTTTAACCTGTCGCTCGATCCCGACACCGCGATGCAATATCACGACCAGACGCTGCCAGCAGAAGGCGCCAAGACCGCGCATTTCTGCTCCATGTGCGGGCCGAAATTCTGCAGCATGAAAATCAGCCAGGAAGTGCGCGACTTTGCCAGCAAGCAAAACCAGAGCGCCGAAGGCTTTATCGCCTCGGAAAAGCTGGGCGCCGATACCGCCGCAGCAAGCAAGGCCGCAGCGGAAGAAGGCATGCGCGAAATGGCTGAGAAATATAAGGAAAAGGGCGATCGACTCTATTTGCCCGAAGATGAGGTGGAAGAACCGGTGGAGTGA
- the sciP gene encoding CtrA inhibitor SciP — protein sequence MKDVLLPKATRVIGPLGEALAEHDLPPADTTRWVVRRKAEVVAAVNGGLLTTDEACERYNLSLEELISWQQAIHRSGMNGLSITHMQEYRDQKITA from the coding sequence ATGAAAGACGTATTACTACCAAAAGCAACACGAGTCATTGGTCCGCTTGGGGAAGCGCTAGCCGAACATGATTTGCCGCCAGCAGACACAACCCGTTGGGTTGTTCGGCGCAAAGCAGAGGTTGTCGCCGCCGTAAATGGCGGACTGCTAACGACTGATGAAGCGTGTGAGCGCTATAATTTGTCGCTGGAAGAGCTGATCTCTTGGCAGCAGGCGATTCATCGTTCCGGCATGAATGGTTTAAGCATCACCCATATGCAAGAATATCGCGATCAGAAAATAACTGCGTAG
- the crtY gene encoding lycopene beta-cyclase CrtY: MPKKASSQNQYDLAIAGGGLAGGLVALALHEMRPELNIALIEADEHFGGNHIWSFFESDIEPEDRWLLDPLISRQWENYDVQFPQYHRTIGNGYYSIESENLDRELRKKLPAEALKSGLKAKSINDGLVRLENGDEIAAKAVLDVRGGGDFSALEYGWQKFCGQMLRLKEPHGLQHPIIMDATVEQIDGYRFVYCLPFSATEIFIEDTYYSDTKDLAIDVLHERIAQYAAEQGWIVDQILREERGTLPVLYGGNFAKFWRSNKGPDARAGTRAALIQPITSYSLPMAVRTAMLIAQTPEIDQPVLDKLLKNLATKHWKDGKFYRMLCAFMFKGADPDKRYRTLQHTYTKDEKLLARFYAGRTTKGDQLNLLTGKPPIPISRAIPLLLKYR, translated from the coding sequence ATGCCAAAGAAAGCCTCTTCGCAAAATCAATATGATCTCGCCATCGCGGGTGGCGGTCTTGCCGGTGGTTTAGTTGCGCTGGCGCTGCATGAAATGCGCCCGGAACTCAATATTGCGCTGATCGAGGCGGACGAGCATTTTGGCGGCAATCACATCTGGTCATTTTTCGAAAGCGATATCGAACCAGAGGATCGCTGGTTGCTGGACCCGCTCATTTCGCGACAGTGGGAGAATTATGATGTCCAGTTTCCGCAATACCACCGGACCATTGGTAACGGCTATTATTCGATAGAGTCGGAGAATCTCGATCGCGAACTGCGCAAGAAATTGCCAGCTGAAGCTCTGAAATCAGGGCTTAAAGCCAAATCCATCAATGATGGTTTAGTGCGTCTTGAAAATGGCGATGAGATCGCCGCCAAGGCTGTGCTCGACGTACGCGGCGGCGGCGACTTTTCAGCCCTGGAATATGGCTGGCAAAAATTTTGTGGACAAATGCTCAGGCTGAAAGAGCCGCATGGCCTACAGCATCCGATTATTATGGATGCAACGGTAGAACAGATTGATGGCTATCGCTTTGTCTATTGCTTGCCGTTCAGCGCGACTGAAATATTTATCGAGGATACTTATTATTCCGACACCAAGGATTTGGCCATAGATGTCTTGCATGAGCGGATCGCGCAATATGCCGCCGAACAAGGCTGGATAGTGGATCAAATATTACGCGAAGAGCGCGGGACGCTTCCAGTACTTTACGGTGGAAATTTTGCGAAATTCTGGCGATCCAACAAAGGTCCGGATGCCCGTGCTGGAACAAGAGCCGCCCTGATACAACCGATCACCAGCTATTCTTTGCCGATGGCGGTACGCACCGCTATGCTGATTGCTCAGACGCCGGAGATTGATCAACCGGTATTAGACAAACTTCTCAAGAACCTGGCGACAAAGCACTGGAAAGACGGCAAATTCTATCGTATGCTATGCGCCTTCATGTTCAAAGGGGCGGACCCGGATAAACGCTATCGCACGCTGCAGCACACCTATACGAAAGACGAAAAATTGCTTGCCCGCTTTTATGCTGGCAGGACGACGAAAGGGGATCAGCTTAATTTGCTAACCGGTAAGCCGCCCATTCCCATTTCGCGCGCGATCCCTCTTTTACTGAAATACAGATGA
- a CDS encoding DUF2141 domain-containing protein, with amino-acid sequence MSGAGANQAIIAPVVTASVDISVSNLRSKKGDVLVCLSNNPKYFPDCTKDKTARKIKVAASSAGNVQIANVKPGTYAVALIHDENANGKMDMRLFLPREGFGFSRNPKIGMGPPKFKSAQFTVESSNLNYAVKMKYIL; translated from the coding sequence ATGAGCGGAGCAGGGGCTAATCAAGCGATAATCGCACCAGTTGTAACGGCTTCGGTTGATATTTCGGTCTCTAACCTGCGGTCGAAAAAAGGCGATGTTCTCGTATGTTTGAGCAATAATCCCAAATATTTTCCCGATTGCACCAAAGACAAGACAGCACGTAAAATCAAAGTGGCGGCATCCAGTGCTGGCAATGTGCAAATTGCCAATGTGAAACCCGGCACCTATGCGGTCGCCCTTATCCACGATGAAAATGCCAATGGTAAGATGGACATGCGCCTGTTTCTGCCGCGCGAAGGCTTTGGTTTCTCTCGTAATCCGAAAATTGGCATGGGACCACCCAAATTCAAATCGGCTCAGTTTACAGTTGAGAGTAGCAATCTGAACTATGCTGTGAAAATGAAATATATTTTGTGA